The segment GAAAAGAAAGAAGCTTAGGTGATAGGCTCATCCAGGGATTTGCATTGGCGATCAGTCCTGTGTTATTCGGAAAGGCGCGCAAGTATAAAGCAATACACGGATCAAAAGTTGCCCAAAAACTCATTGAGCACACATTGTCACAACCCGGTGGGGTTTACTACATTTAAATTCAGGCGAATAAATTCGTTTAGTAGTGTTAACTTCGTAGTATGAACCTGAAATTGAAATATCCGAAGTCTAAAACTGCATGCTGCGGTTTGCTTTGCGTTATTGTTTCACTCATCCTTTCTACAAGTTATCCGGCTTACTCACAACCACCCGGAAAACTCATCGAATCTACTCTCAACACCAATTCCCCATTCACCATCCGCGTCTATGGAACCGAAGACGGCGTTCCGCAACATCAGATCGCAGCTATGACTCCTGACAAAACGGGAAATTTACTGATTGGAACTGCAAACGGATTGGTCCAATTCAACGGGCAGACATTTACAGACATCAATCCCACGGATGAAAGCCGGAAGATCCTTTGTGTTAAATTGTTTTTGGACAAAAAAAACAATGTCCTTTACGGGATCAACAACCGGTCGCAATTGTTCCAGATTTCCCCAGTCACAAGAGAACTGTTAAGAGAAGGTAACCTGGGGGCTTCTTTTTACAAGGATTCCATCATTTATGTGAACTCAAAAAAAGAAGTGCGTATATCCAAGCTTGGTTCCAGGAGAAGCAGGCTGATTGCCAGGTTAAATTACCGGGAATGCATATCAGGCATCGGATTTGTAAACAAAACACCTTTCTTTTCCGACTCTTCGGGAACTTACATTTTGCGGAATTCCGGTTGGGTGAAGTTATCGAAAGAGATTTACTATCAAGCCAAAAGAAATCCCTACACCGGAGAGCATTATATGCTTGGCCTAAACGGAATTGCCATTTACTACAAAGGAAAACTAACTTCTCAGCCATTTAAAGACAGTCCAACCGATGCTCATTTCACGGATATTGCTTTCAGCCCGCTCAATGAGATTTTTGTATCCTCGCATAAAGGGATTTTTTACAGGAATTCGCTTCAACAGGCCTTTGAATCAAAGAACGACAATTTCCCTAGCAAAATAATCTTATCACTTTACTACAATGCCGATGAGAATTTCCTGTTTGCAGGAAGCAGTGACAAGGGACTTCTGCAACTTAAAATGAAGGAATGCATGTCGATCTATGACGAATCGACTTTAATCGAATCCTCGCTTAGTTCCATTATCCGTACTCCGGACAATCAACTGCTCGTTTCAGGGACTCATGGAAGCATTTTCAAATTCAACATGCATTCCATTGCAGGTTACTACAGCAAAAAAACGGATTTCTCATGTCTTGCAACGATCAACGGTGAAGTTTGGGCCGGAACCTGGGGATCCGGAATCCAGGTTCTGAAAAACAATAAACCGGTAAGGACCATTACAAAAAACCTTCTGAATGACCCGGTACATGCCATTTTCCAGGACCGGAAGAAGCGTATCTGGATAGGAAAAGAAAACGGTATTTGCCTCGGAGTAAACCCAAACAATCTAAAACCGGCCTTCGAATCGCTGAAAATCGGATTGGTCATTTGTTTTTACCAACTCAGGAACGGAGATATCCTGGTTGGTGGTGAAGATGGGTTCTTCATTTTTTCGGAGGACTTAGAACTGAAAAAACAATTCGGCATCCGGAACGGTTTGAGCGGAAAGGAAGTGCGGGCCTTTTATGAAAAGAAAGACGGTACTTTCTATATCGGAACTTATGGCGGCGGGTTGTATTACTGGGATTTTAAAACATTACGTCCTTTAAGCAGGATGCGGAACTGCCTGCTCGATGATGATATTTTCACCCTGGCACCGGATAAAAACGGGAATTTATACATCTCTTCCAATCATGGTTTGTACGTAATCAGTGAACAAAAGATCGATGATTTCCTCGCCCATAAGATCAATTTCCTGGTACCATTCAGATTGGGACAGGATGACGGCATTCTGAACACAGAATTTAACGGCGGGTTCCAAAACAATTACTATTCGGGCGATAACAAACATTTCTACTTTCCGACCATCCAGGGAGTTTTGATCAGTTTCTTCGATGTTCCGAAATACCGCAAGCTGCGGCCATTTTTAAGGGAAGTTTATGTAAACGACAAGGAACAGGACCTGTCTGATCACGTTTTCCCCCGGAATACACACACCATTAACCTGCAATACTATTGCCCGAATTTTACACAGTTCTACAACCTTCATTACCAATACAAATTAGTCGGACCGGATATCAAAGACGAATGGAGTTCTCCGACCAGGAAGGGTGAAATCAGCTTCAAAATGCTTCCTCCGGGAGAATACAAAGTATACATGCGCGGAATAGATGGATTCAATGATCAAAATCCGTATGAGATTGTCTACGATTTCAAAATTGAGAAACATATCTATGAAACGCTTTGGTTCCGGCTACTGGCTTTCGGATTGGTTTTCCTGCTCATTTTCCTGTTGACCTATAAACGTATTCAGATCTCAAAAGACCAGGAATTGAAAGACAGCGAGCATAAAAACACGATGTTTGAGTTAAAGCTGAAAGCCATCCAGGCCAAAATGAACCCTCATTTTATTTTCAACTGTCTGAACAATATTCAATATCTCATCGTGATGGGCAAACAGGAAGAAGCGGAATATGCTTTGAGCGATTTCTCCAGCCTCCTGCGAAAATTCCTGCAGCAAAGTGATAATTCATTCATCACACTTCGCGATGAAGTGGAACTGTTGAAATCATACATCGCAGTGGAACGGTTCCGTTTTGAAGAAAGCCTGGACGTAGAAGTAAAAATTCCGGAAAACCTGCTTCATTTAAAAATCCCGACACTATTGATCCAACCAACGGTAGAAAATGCCATTGTACACGGATTGGCCCACAAAAAAGGAGACAAAAAACTCCTGATCGAAGGATACCAGGAAAACGATTCTATTATCCTGAAGATCGAAGACAACGGAATCGGGAGACAGGAAGCCAAACGCATCAATACCTATCGCGCAAACCACATTTCACACGGCTGGAATATGGTACTCGATAAGATTAATTTATTAAAGGCAAAGTATCAATATTCCGTTATCTTTGAGATCATTGACAAACCGGAAAACAGCGGGACGACGGTTATTTTCAAAATTCCGCTGATGAATGAAGAAATGCTGGAAATTTAATTTTTAACACTGTGAAAGCACTCATTTTAGACGATATCCGAATAAGCCGGGAAGGTTTAGCCGCTTTATTGAATAAGATCGATCCGGGCATCGAGATTGTTGCCAGTGTTGCAACCGTTGAGGAAGCAAAACAGGTCTTCGATGAAAAGAGTATTGATGTAGCATTTCTGGACATTCAATTGCAATCCGGAACCAGCTTTGACCTGGTGGATGAAATCCCGTTCGAAACCAAAGTGGTATTCATTACTGCTTATGACGAACACGCTATTGCAGCCATTCGTAAAGGTGCTTTCGACTACCTGCTTAAACCGATCAACTCTTCGGATTTACGGAATTGTATCCAGCGCATTCAGGATGTGGATGCACAAACCGCGGAAACACAAAATACTATTTCCGATAAAAATGAAGAAAGCCTCATTCAATCGGATTTAATAGGAATAACAGGACTTGACGCGATCATTTTCCTGAAAATCGAAGACATCGTTTACCTCAAAGCAGACGGTAAATACACAATGATCCAAACCGTCAACGAGCATATTACCAGCTCGAAGAACTTAAAGGTTTTCGAAACGATGCTTCCGGAGTCGAAATTCATGCGCGTGCACCATTCTTTTTTATTGAATCTGAAGTATATCAAGAAATTCCAGAAGGAATACAACATGCTGGTTTTGGATAACGGTTCTCAGATCCCGGTTTCCAAATCACGGAAAGATTTGTTGATGCAGCGACTGATGCACGTATAAATGCTTTTCGTTATATAATGAAAATAGGATATCATGTTTTCATGTGAATAGGATATCATGATATTACGATAACACCTTTTTTCCCGGCCTTCTTAAACGACCGTAATATTGAAATTCTCGTCCAGGGAAATAGCCCCTTCTATAACCTGGTGGGATCCGGGAATCAATAAACCTTTCATTTTCCCGGTTTTTCCTTTGGAAATCAGGTCCGTCAATTGTTTGTCGGTCAGTTTTTTTCCTAGAAGCTCAAATGGTACCATAAACCCGCAAACCTTAAAGTTACTGCAGCCTACTCCCCCTTTCCCGGTCATGAGTTTATGAGCTTTACATTTCGGGCAATCCAGTTCTTCGATGCTTTGCTTTTCGGCTTTCTTGCGTTCCTTCTTCTCTTTCACAACTGCAACCGGCTGATCTGTATGCAACTGGATCCGCACAGGAGCTTGTGAAAAGATCACCTCATCGGTCAACTCGCGCACCATGATCATCAACTCGCGCTTGAACTGTTCCAGGTCATATTCTCCTTTTTCGATCAAACGCAGTTTCCGTTCCCATTGTCCGGTCAACTCCGCACTTTTGAGTAATTCGTTCTGGATTGTATCGATCAAACCGACCCCGGTGCTTGTGGCAATCAGGTTCTTGCGTTTTTTCTCAATGTATTTTCGCTTGAATAAGGTTTCGATGATATTCGCACGGGTTGCAGGACGGCCGATCCCGTTTTCCTTCATCATGTCGCGCAACTCTTCATCATCCACCATCTTACCGGCAGTTTCCATAGCCCTGAGCAAAGTTGCTTCGGTGTAAGGTTTCGGCGGACTGGTTTTTCCCTGGTGAATAAACGGCTGGTGCGGACCACTTTCGCCTTCTTCGAAATGAGGCATGGTTTGTTCCGGCTTTTCAGCCGCTTTCTTTCCGTCGGCATCCGATTCTTTGGTTTCTTCCCAAACCACGCGCCACCCAGGCTCAATGATTTGTTTCCCCGTTGCTTTGAATTCGATTTGCCCTACTTTTCCAAGAACGGTGGTGCTGGAAACTTTACACTCCGGGTAGAAAGCCGCAATGAACCGGCGCACGATCATGTCGTAGATTTGCTGCTCCGGATGGCTCAAACCGCTCGGCTGCACTCCGGTAGGAATAATCGCGTGGTGATCGGTTACTTTCTTATCGTCGAAAACGGTTTTCAATTTCGGAATGGGTTTCGCCAAAACGGATTCCGTGAACCGGGAATAATAAGTCAGCCCTTTCATGATTCCTTCGATCTTCGGATGAAGGTCTTCACTCAAATACGTGGTATCAACCCGCGGATAAGTTACCAATTTCTTCTCGTAAAGGCTCTGAACGATTTTCAGCGTTTCTTCAGCGGAATTCCCGATTTTCTTGTTGGATTCAACCTGCAAAGAGGTCAAATCGAACAAACGCGGATTTCCTTCCTTTCCTTCTTTCTGCTCGAATGAAGTGATCTCAAACGGATGTTCCTGCAAGTAAGCCAATCCTTTATCGGCTTTCTCCTGCGTTCTCAAACGGTCGATAGAAGCGGAGAATTCCGTTTCGCGATAAATGGTTTTCAATTCCCAATATTCTTCCGAACGGAATGCATCGATCTCTTTTTGACGTGTTACGATCATTGCCAGAGTTGGAGTTTGAACACGGCCGATCGACAAGGTTGCTTTCCCCTGCCCGAATTTTTTGGTAAACAAGCGCGTAGCGTTCATTCCCAACAGCCAGTCACCGATTGCGCGTGCACTTCCTGCGGCATATAAATTCTGGTATTGTTCGCCTGTTTTCAACGCCTGGAAACCTTCGCGGATCGCTTCTTCCGTCAGGGATGAAATCCACAGGCGTTTCATCGGAACCCTGCATTTTGCTTTGGACAACACCCAGCGCTGGATCAATTCTCCTTCCTGCCCGGCATCGCCGCAGTTGATTACTTCTTCGCAGGAAGAAACCAATTTTTCAATAATGGAGAATTGTTTTTTAACACCGGAATCTTCTATGAGTTTAATCCCGAATTTCTCCGGAATGATCGGAAGGTCTTCCAGTTTCCAGTATTTCCATTTCTCGTGATAATCGTGCGGTTCCTTGAGCGTACACAAATGCCCGAAAGTCCAGGTTACCCAATAACCGTTTCCTTCGTAAAAGCCATCATGACGCTGTTTTGCACCAATGACTTCTGCGATATCACGAGCTACGGAGGGCTTTTCGGCAATGCACAATTTCATAACATGCAAAGTTAGTTAATGCGGAGTGGCAGTACAAGACGGTTTTGAACAAAATGGGGAAATGTTTCAACAAAACATCATGATATCACGATATCCTATTCACATGAAAACATGATATCATGTTTTCGTTATATCACGAACAAACCTATTTTCTGCTGTACTTTCTCACCTGGAAACTCACCGCATGCTTCTCATCTGCTGCGTATTCAAAAACGGTTTCCACATTCCACTCAGCCTCATCAAATTCCGGAAAAAAAGTATCCGCTCCGTAAGTATGATTCACATGTGTGATAAACATTTCATTCAACACACCCAGATCCATTGCTTCTTTATAGATCTGTCCGCCACCGATAATAAAAACCGTTCGTTCGGTTTCATTCCGGTAATGCTCCAGGCACGCTTCCAGGGAAGAAAAAATATGCGCTCCGGGAGCTTCGTAATCCGCATTCCTTGTCAGAACGGCGTTTTCCCTGTTGGGCAAAGGACGAAAACGTTCCGGGATAGAATCGTAATTCTTGCGGCCTGTAACAATGATGTGACCAGTTGTAGTTTCTTTAAAAAACTTCATATCCGCCGGCAAATGCCACATCAAATCGTTGTTCTTTCCTATTCCGCGTGCGTTGTCCATTGCAACAACCAATGATACTTTCATGAATGTGTTCTAATTTTCAAATTTAATGACCAGCGTTTTGTCGGTTTTCACCAAGGCCCGCAACACTTTTTCAAGCGGAGCTTTTGCCCGTTCAGGTAATTTCAACCGTTCACCGGAAGCAATCATTTTATTACGTGCTTTTCGCTGCAGACCAGCCCGCTCGTAATCCTTCCAATCCCCGTTCTCCAGGTATACTTCCGTGCCTTTCGGATTGATCGAAACGGAAAGCAGTTCGGGCTGAGGAATAACAATAGTCAATGTATCGTCCTTCTCCAAAAACTGAAAATCCTTTCTTTTCAGATCAACACCATATAACAATTCTCCTCTTACGATCAATGTCAACCGTCTTTTCACACTGCTTGGATGTAATCCATGTTTGAATTGGTTCGGATCTGTCAGCTTATCAAAAGTTCCCCAGATCACTTCACTATCGGATTTGTAGTATTCCACCGAATCTACCACTGTTTCGTCCTGGAACTTCAGGGTATTCAATTCCAGGATGGAACGAATTTGCTCAACCTTCAGCGGAGTATCCTCCAAAACAATTTCATCGCTGGACGGCCTTTTGAAAAACAATTGATAAACCCAGTATCCACCAAAGGCTATCAATGCTACAATCACCAATCTAACGATCAACGTTTGTATTTCTTTTATCTTTTGGAGTTTCATGTACGATTACTTGTTCAAATCCGAGGTTCTTGTAAAAATCAATGATGAAAATCTTTGCATTTTGCTCTGCTTCATCGAGTATGTTTAGTTTCTTCAGGTCTTTGCGAATGGATTCTTCTCCTTTTTGGAGCACTTTTGATTTATCTACCTGCGAAAAATCCGAGCGAAACCCATTGACATCCGTCATTTCCGTGCGAACCAAATCCGGGTCCATTTCAAAAGATACAATCTCGGGAGGAGGAAGCTGAATAGTAATTTGATTTCCTTTCACCTCAATATCCGATTCTTTGATCGCACCCAGGTTCACGCCCGCTTTCACAACTGCCTTGCAGCTTAGAAGTATCTTGCGGTCGCCGAATGTGTACCATTCTCCTTTGTCATCCCAATGAATGACTTTTCCAAGGGTATATTCCATGGTGGAAAGTGTACCGATCGCCCGGATCTGATAGATTTCCGTTTCATGCACTTCTTTCTCATCTCCGCAGGAAGCAAGCATCAGTAGCATCAAACTTAAAAACAACCAATTCTTCATAGTCTTATTCAAAAGCAGCTAAACACATGGCCTGCATTCCTACAACCAAAGCCTTGCTGTCGATATCAAATTTCGGATGGTGCACACCATAAATGATGCCTAATTCTTCGTTACGGACTCCCAAACGGAAAAAACACACCGGAATTTCCTGTGCGTAGAATGAAAAATCTTCGGAAGTCAACCGGATAGGCAATTCTTCCACGTGCTCTTTTCCGAAGAACCATTCACTTCGTTTGGTCATTTTTTCGGTCAGAACAGGATCGTTTTCCAAATAAGGATAGCCGACAGAAATTTCCAAGTCGGCCGTTGCGCCGAATTGCTCACACACGGAATGAACATGTTTGGCAATCATGTCGAGGGCTTCTTTTCTCCAGTCTTCGTTCATGGTACGAAAAGTTCCTTTCAGAATTGCTTTTTCGGGAATCACATTCGTTGCTCCAAGCGCTTCAAAATGACCGAAAGACAAAACACACGGAACTTTCGGGTCGCATTTCCTGCTGACAATCTGCTGCAAACCGGTCAGCAATTGCGCCCCGATCATAATCGGATCGATGGTCTGATGCGGAGTTGCACCGTGACCGCCTTTTCCATTGATGGTAATGTAAATCTCATCACAGGAAGCCATGTACAAGCCAGGCCTGAACCCGACATTCCCGGTTTTCATTTCGGGAAAAACGTGCAACGCGAATAGTTCATGCACCGGAGGATTTTGCAATGCGCCGGCTGCGATCATCAATGAAGCTCCACCCGGGTTTTTCTCTTCTCCCGGCTGAAAAAACAGCTTCACCGGATGTTTCAATTGTTCTTTATTCTCCCAGATAATTTCAGCAGCACCCAGCAAAATGGCAGTATGCACATCGTGCCCGCAGGCATGCATCACACCGTCAATCGTAGATTTGTAAGCACAATTGTTTTGTTCGGTGATCGGTAAGGCATCCAGTTCGGAACGCAAACCGATGCAGGAATCCCCTTCCTGGTGTTTATCCGAGCGGATAATACCCAAAATGCCTGTTCCGGCTACTTCCTGTTGATAAGGAATACCGATTTTATCCAATTGTCCGGCAACAAATTTCATCGTATTAAACTCCGAATAAGATAATTCGGGAAATTGATGCATGTGTTCGCGATACGCCTTGACTTTATCAAATAATTCTACGGAACGCGTGCGGATAATATGATGAATTGCTGAATCCATTTACTTAAATATGACTTACTATCAAAAATACTAAACGAATTGCGAATTACGAATGTCCAATTGCGAATTATGGTTTTTTAGTATTCGATCGGACCGTTCAACTGTTTATTCTGATAGTTTTTGAACGGTTGTTCATTGACCCTTTTAACTTTCTGCCACAAGCAGGTTGCATCCGCGGATATCCGAATGATCAAAACGTCCCATCAGGCGCAATTTTCCTCCTTCTACGCGACCAAGGTCCTGTGTTTCTATAAAGGCACAGGAATAGATATTTGCCAGATCCATCACGTTCACTCCGCCGGTTTTATCGTTCCCGACCAACTCAAAAGGATCATTGACTTCCCGCAGGGAAATTTTCATCCAGGCCGGCAATTCAAATACTCCGTTTTTGTCACTGTAGGCCTGGGAAAGCAATTCACACATGCCGTATTCCGAAGCAATGTACTCACAACCGAATCCGGCAATGAGTTCCCGGTGCATTTCGTCTTTGGTCATTTCTTTCCGCTTTCCTTTCATTCCGCCGGTTTCGATAACCGTTACATCCCGAAGATCTGGTTTCATTTCTGCCAAATCCAATAAGGCATAGGAAACACCGAACAGCACCAGTTTCTTCCCGGATTTTCTTCCTTCCGAAATTGCCCGAAGCAAACTTTCGGGGCTCTCCAGATAATACCCCGACAGATTATTTCTTGTTCCGACAATCAATTTATCCACCATGTACACCAAACTCGATTCTCCCTGAGCAACATAATTCGGCAATAAGGCAAAAATGATCTGGTCTTCCAGTTTGCCCAAAAACTGTTCGTAAGTCGGAATGAATGAACGTTCGTAAATGGAAACATCCGCTACAAAATGGGTACTTCTAACCATTCCGGTTGTTCCGCTGCTTTTAAACACCTGCTGAACCGGCTTTCCATCCGCAATGATCTGATGGGTTTTGAAAAAAGCGATCGGCAAATGGGGAATTTGGGAATAGTGAGTCGGTTCAGGCCTATTGATCAGTTCCAGGAATGTTTTGTAAACAGGAACGTACTCTTTCTGGAAGCGATACACTTCCAGGGCACAGTCATTAAACTCCTGTTCCGTTTGAATGGAAAAAATGCGATCAATAAGCGCTTGCATGTGATTTCTCCTAGCTCCTTTTATTATTAAACAAACTGAATATCAAAGAATTGAACCTAAATCTGTTCACAAATTTATAAACAAGTGAATTTATGAATTCATGCAAAGATAGCGGGAATTATTTCAAAGGAAACCTCAACTGGAAGGTTGTTCCTTTCCCCGGCTGACTTTTCACCTGGATCGTTCCACCGTGCTCTTCTACAATCAGTTTCACGTAATAAAGCCCCAAACCAAAACCTTTCACGTCGTGCAAATTCCCGGTCGGAACCCGGTAGAACTTGTCAAAGATCATCTTCAGATCCTCGCGTTTCATCCCTATTCCGTTATCTGTAATCGACAGGTAAAAGTATTGCTGATCGTCCCAGGTACGAATGTCGATGTGCGGAACGGTATTGCAATATTTAACCGCATTGTCGAGTAAATTGTAAATCACATTTGTGATATGCACCTCGTCCATCATCAGCGTTTCTCGCTGTGCATCCAGCAACAATTCGATCTCACCGCCCTGATCGGTCTGATTGATATCAAAACTTTCCTTGGCTTCCAGGATCAAATCGTGAATAGAGCACGATTCCTTCTTCAACGTGAGCTTTTCGCGATCCATTTTAGCCACATTCAACACGCGCTCCACCTGGTTTTCCAAGCGTTTATTTTCCTTGTAAATAATTTCGGCATAGCGGTGCAAGCGGTCCGGATCTTCTTTGAAATTTCCTCTCAAAAGCAATTCACTGGAAAGACCGATCGTTGAAATCGGCGTTTTCAATTCATGCGTCATGTTATTGATAAAATCCGTTTTCACTTCCGAAAGGCGTTTTTGTTTCAGGATCACATTCAATGTAAATACAAAGAACAAAAACAAGAGCAGCAAAAGCACTACGAGGTAAAACCAGGGATAAAAATCGGTTTTCTCTACTTCAATGGAATCAGAACTGACATTCGGGAAAAGTACCGTAAAATAATGCCCGTCATTCTTCCATTTCAACTGATTGGAAGTTTTCCCTACGGAATCATTTTTCGTTACGGAATAAGAGGAATCCTTGGTGTATTTGATCAGGTTCCCGAAAACTATGGAATCCGAATAACAATCATAAATCCCGTAAACGAAATCCTGGTTGAGGCTTTGATTATCAAATTCCCGTTTCAACAGCTGTTCCAGGTAATACGGATGCAATTCTTCTTCAATGTCTACCGAAAAGTAATTCGGACGAATCTGTTTTACCGCACCATAAAGATTTGCACTGATATCATCTTTCGTATTGATCTGCTCCAATACATCACGCAAGGCAATGTGTGCCCGTTCTGAAAACTGCTTCAGGTTCAGACTGTCTTCGCGTTCCTGGATCTGGACTGTCAAGCGCTGCGCCTCATTCGTTTTGTGAATCCAAAACAATTGAATGCTCAGAACACTCAGCAAAGAGAGTATTCCAAGGATAATAACGGTATTGATCGTTTTGCGATTCAAGGATAATTGAGAATGGAAAATGGATTAATTAAAAAGTAGAGAAGCTTTTCAATTGTCAATTTTCAATTTTACATTAATAAGCTTCCATGGATGGATCCACTTCTTCGATCCAGGCCAGGATTCCTCCTTCGAGGTTATATAAATTGGTAAACCCGTGCTGTTGCTCCAGGAAAGCGATCACATTGGCGCTTCTCTTCCCGGAACGGCAA is part of the Fluviicola sp. genome and harbors:
- a CDS encoding HAMP domain-containing sensor histidine kinase, which encodes MNRKTINTVIILGILSLLSVLSIQLFWIHKTNEAQRLTVQIQEREDSLNLKQFSERAHIALRDVLEQINTKDDISANLYGAVKQIRPNYFSVDIEEELHPYYLEQLLKREFDNQSLNQDFVYGIYDCYSDSIVFGNLIKYTKDSSYSVTKNDSVGKTSNQLKWKNDGHYFTVLFPNVSSDSIEVEKTDFYPWFYLVVLLLLLFLFFVFTLNVILKQKRLSEVKTDFINNMTHELKTPISTIGLSSELLLRGNFKEDPDRLHRYAEIIYKENKRLENQVERVLNVAKMDREKLTLKKESCSIHDLILEAKESFDINQTDQGGEIELLLDAQRETLMMDEVHITNVIYNLLDNAVKYCNTVPHIDIRTWDDQQYFYLSITDNGIGMKREDLKMIFDKFYRVPTGNLHDVKGFGLGLYYVKLIVEEHGGTIQVKSQPGKGTTFQLRFPLK